From Bradyrhizobium sp. sBnM-33:
CCAATGTGCATCGCTCGCCGATGTATTCCGGGCAGATCAAGAGCAGCGGCCCGCGCTATTGTCCCTCGATCGAGGACAAGATCGTCCGGTTCGGCGACCGCGACGGGCACCAGATCTTCCTGGAGCCGGAGGGGCTCGACGACTCCACGGTCTACCCCAACGGCATCTCGACCTCGCTGCCGGAAGAAGTCCAGCTCGCGATCCTCGCGACCATTCCCGGGCTTGAACGGGTGAAGATGGTCCGGCCGGGTTACGCCATCGAGTACGACCACGTCGATCCGCGCGAGCTGGAGCCGACGCTGCAGACCAAGCGCCTGCCGGGTCTTTTCCTGGCCGGGCAGATCAACGGGACGACCGGTTACGAAGAGGCTGCGGCCCAGGGAATCGTTGCCGGTCTGAACGCTGCGCTGATGGCGGGCGGCGCCGGTCCGATCGTGTTCGATCGCGCTGACGGTTATCTCGGGGTGATGATTGATGACCTCGTGACCCGCGGCATCACCGAGCCATATCGGATGTTTACCTCGCGCGCCGAATACCGCCTGACGCTCCGAGCCGACAATGCGGACCAGCGTCTGACGGACAAGGGTATTGCCTTGGGCTGCGTAGGGCAGGCGCGTTCGGAGCACCATCGCGACAAGATGGCAGCGCTGGATGCCGCCAAGGCTTTGGCCAAGTCACTGACGATCACTCCGAACGAAGCGGCTAGGCATGGCCTTGCGCTCAACCGGGATGGCCATCGCCGCTCGGCTTTCGAGTTGCTGGCCTACCCTGAGATCGAATGGACGACCGTGCGCGCTATCTGGCCGGAGCTCTCGGGTATTGATCCTTCTATCGCCGGGCACCTTGAGATCGACGCCAAATACGATGTCTATCTCAAGCGCCAGACCGCCGACGTCGATGCCTTCCGGAGAGACGAGGGGTTGGTCTTGACCGGCATCGATTATGCGAACGTGCCCGGGCTTTCCAATGAAGCGCGCTCCAAGCTCAAGGCGGCGCGGCCGCGGACGGTGGGGCAGGCGGGTCGGCTGGATGGTCTGACGCCGGCGGCCCTGGGTATCTTGGCGGCCTATCTGCGTCGCGAGGCGCGGCGGAAGAGTGCGAAGGCGATAGCGTAAAGAATCTGTTTCACGTGAAACGTCGATGTAGGATGGGTGGAGCGGAGCGATACCCATCGCCGGATGCTCCGGCAATTGATGAGTATCACTACGCTCTATCCACCCCGCGATTGCCGCGCTCAGCGAGACCATGATGGCGAAGGCCGCCGCTCCCAGCTTCTCTCAAGCCCTGCCCTCCGATAAGGCCGCAGCCCTGGCCCTCACCCCCGTTTCACGTGAAACAGAGGTACGGCTGAATCACTACGTCGAGCTTCTCATCGAATGGCAGACCAAAACAAATCTCGTGGCGCCGTCGACGCTTCCGAATCTCTGGACGCGGCACATCTCCGATTCGCTGCAACTCCTCGATCTGGCGCCGTCTGCAAAAATCTGGGTCGATCTCGGCAGCGGTGGAGGCTTTCCCGGCGTGGTGCTTGCTTGCGCATTGGCCGAGACTCCGAGCGCTAATGTCCATTTGGTAGAGCGCAACGCCAAAAAGGCGGCCTTCCTGCGCGAGGCAGTCCGCGTGACATCCGCTGCTGCGACCGTGCATTTGGCGGGAATCGGGGATATTGTGGATAGAATCGGTGGCCGCGTCGATTGCGTCACCGCGCGGGCGCTGGCTCCATTACATCAGCTTGTCGGTTTCGCGGAGCCGTTTGTGACAGAAGGCGCAAAAGCTTTGTTTCTCAAGGGTCAAGATGTAGAGGCCGAATTGACCGAGACCACCAAATATTGGAATATTGAACCGCGATTCCATTCCAGCCGAACGGGCGGGCACGGCTGGATCGTCGAACTCGATCGCATCGAGCGGCGCAACCCCTCCGCGATCACACATGGCGATCGGGCATGACCGAATTAGATGAATTATATCAAGAGGATAGGGAACCAACTCCGCCGCCTCATCCACGCATCCTGTCGCTCGCCAACCAGAAGGGCGGCGTCGGGAAGACTACCACAGCGATCAACCTAGGCACTGCACTCGCCGCGATTGGCGAGCGTGTGCTGATCGTCGATCTCGATCCGCAGGGCAACGCCTCGACGGGCCTCGGCATCGATCGCCGCAACCGCAACTGCTCGACCTACGACGTGCTGATCGGTGAAGCGCCGTTGCGCGATGCCGTGGTTGCCACCGCGGTGCCGCGACTGCACATCGCCTCCTCGACCATGGATCTGTCGGGCCTCGAGCTCGAACTCGGCGCCACGCCGGGCCGCGCGTTCCGCCTGCGCGACGCGATCGCGGCGCTGAACAAGAACGCGGCGCCGGACACCGACTACACCTATGTGCTGATCGATTGCCCGCCGTCGCTCAATCTTCTCACCGTCAACGCGATGGCGGCGTCGGACGCGATCCTGGTGCCGCTGCAGTGTGAGTTCTTCGCGCTGGAAGGTCTGTCGCAATTGCTGCAGACGGTGGAGCAGGTGCGCTCGACGCTCAATCCAAACCTGTCAATCCACGGCATTGTGCTGACAATGTTCGACTCGCGCAACAACCTGTCGAACCAGGTGGTCGCCGACGTCAGGCAGTTCATGGGCTCCAAGGTCTACGACACCATGATCCCGCGCAACGTCCGCATCTCCGAGGCGCCGTCCTACGGCAAGCCGGTCCTGGTCTACGACCTTAAATGCGTCGGCAGCGAAGCGTATCTCAAGCTTGCAACGGAAGTGATCCAGCGCGAGCGCGAGCTGAGGACGCATTAGTGTGAACGACGTCATTCCGGACAATTCGCGCGAGCGGATTGATCCGGAATTTCGAAGTGACAAAGCAACGTCGAGATTCCGGGTTCGCGTCTGACGACGCGCCCGGAATGACAGCAAGATCAACCAACTTTGTTCCGGAGTACTGAAGTGAATCCTAGGGAGTTGGCGGCGATGGCCGACGAAACGCGTTCGCGACTGGGTCGTGGTCTCGCAAGTCTGATCGGGGATGTCGGCGGCGAGGCCGCGCATGTCGAACGGCCGCGCAATCAGCGCAAGGTCCCGATCGAATTCTTGAAACCAAATCCGCGCAACCCGCGCCGGACGTTTTCCGATGCCGAACTCGGCGAGCTCGCTTCCTCCGTCAAGCAGCACGGCGTAATCCAGCCGATCGTGGTGCGGCCGGTGAAGGGGGCGCAGGACCGCTACGAGATCATCGCCGGCGAACGCCGCTGGCGCGCCGCGCAACTCGCCAGCCTGCATGAGGTGCCGATCGTCCCCATCGACGTCAGCGACAGCGACGCGCTCGAGATCATGATCATCGAGAACGTGCAGCGCGAAGACCTCAATGCGATGGAAGAGGCGCAAGGCTATCACGCGCTGGCCGACGAATTCAAACGCAGCCAGGAAGACATCGCCAAGGAAGTCGGCAAGAGCCGCAGCCACGTCGCCAACATGATGCGGCTGACGAAACTGCCGACGGAAGTGCAGGTCCTTATCGCGAGCGGCGAATTGTCGGCCGGTCACGCCCGCGCGCTGATCAGCGTGCCCGATCCGCTGACGGCCGCCAAGCGCATCGTCGCCGAAGGCCTCAACGTGCGTCAGACCGAGGCGCTCGCCCATGAAGAGGGCGTGCCGGAGCGCAAGCCGCAGAAGGCGAGGGGCGGCGGCAAGACCAAGGATCCCGACACCATCGCATTGGAGAAGCGCGTCAGCGACGCGCTCGGGCTCACCGTGACCGTCAACCACCGCGACCCCGGCGGCTCCGTCCAGATCAGCTACCGCAACCTCGAGCAACTCGACGAGGTGATGCGAAGACTGGAGAGGGGCGGCTGATAGGGTCCCTCTACGTCATGTATGGACGGCCCCCTCTCGGCAAGGGCTTTTTGGTGCTTCGGCAATGGATCGGGGAGCGGTCATGTATACGGCCTCGAGAAGCGGCCATTGACCGCGGGCCCTGATGGAGATCGCGGATCGAATTCCAATCATTGCGGCGCGCTGTGACGCGCGATGACGTGTCGGAGTGTTTCGATCCTGGTTTCCTGACCATTTGCCATCACACCTTAATTGCCCTTCCGATAGGGATGAGCGCGAGCGCGGCGGCTGTCGCCCTTCAACTAGGCAGCAGCCGGCGCGCTCGCGCGGTCTCGGTAAACTTCTCCTTTGCTCAGCATGGCCCAGAGGATGCGCGCGGCTTTAGCGGCGAACGCCACCATGGCGACCTTGTAAGGCCGCCGCGCCAAAAGATCGCGCAGCCACGGGTCGCTGACGCCGCGCCTCTTTTGCTGCCGCAGATGGGCGCTGGCTCCGCTGATCAGCAGCGCGCGCAACATACGATCTCCCTGTTTGGAGATACGCCCTGGGCGATGCTTGCCGCCAGTACCGTGGTCCTTGCCGGTGAGCCCGATCCAGGCGGCGAAGTCCCGACCGGAGCGAAACACCTTCGCATCGGGCACTTTGGCCAACACCGTACTGGCGATGATCGGGCCGACGCCTGGGACTTCCATCAGCCGGCGCGCGTCCCGATCGCATCTGGCAGCCTTCGCGATCTGCCGTTCAAGCACGCGTTCATCGGCATTGAGCGCCTGCCAGTGCTGCGCCAGCATCAACAGAGCACATCGCATCATCTCCGGAATCTCTTCGCTCGGCTCCTCAAGCTTGGCCATCAGCTCACACAGCCCCTGATGTCCTTGCGCGGCCACGATCCCGAGCTCGCTCAGCGCTGCCCGCAAGGCGTTTGCCACCATCGTCCGCTGGCGAACCAGCAAGGCACGTGTGCCATGAACCGCCAGCGTGGCCTGTTGCTCGACGCTCTTCACCGGAACAAAGCGCATCGTCGGCCGGCCCACTGCCTCGCAGACACCTTCCGCATCCCGGCCGTCGTTCTTGTTGCGCTTGACGTAGGGCTTCACATAGGCCGGCGGCATCAGTCGCACCTCATGGCCATAGCGCCTGATCACCCGGGCCCAATGATGTGCGCTCCCGCAAGCCTCCATGCCAACCAGGCACGGTGGCAACCCCGCAAAGAACTTCTCTACGGCAGCCCGCCTGAGCTGCCGCCTCAGCACAACCCTTCCCGATGCATCAATCCCGTGAACCTGAAACACGTTCTTAGCCAGATCCAACCCAATCGTGCTAATCTTCGTCATGGACGGTCCCCTTGTCTGGTTCGACTCAGCATCGCCAGTCTGGCACATCGATGCCGTTCGGGGGCCGTCCACCCCATCATTGCGAGGAGCGACAGCGACGAAGCAATCCATTCCTCCACTTGCAGCGCTATGGATTGCTTCGCTTCGCTCGCAATGACGATCTGAGACACCTTCCTCACCCCCTTCGCTTGGCATTCGCCGCGATCGAGAGCAGCGTGCGCAGCGCGATCGCTGACGCGAGTGAGGCCTGCTTGCGCATGTCGAGCGCGGCGGTTCCGAGCTGATCGATAATGGGGGCCAGCCGCGCCGCGCTGAAATTGCGCAGTGCGATTTCGACGGCGCCCTTCCGGGAAAAGTGCAGGCGCGGATAGCCGCTTTCGAGCAAGGTCGACACGGGCGTTCCCTCAGCAACCGCGAGCGCCGATTTGTGCAGCCATGCTGCCTGGCGCTGCGCGGCCGAGATGATCACGCCGGGATAGGTGCCGGCGACCATCGCCTTGGCGAATTCGCTTTCGACCAAATCCGGCTTGCCGGCAAAGGCGCCATCCACGATCGGGTCGAGTTTTAGCTCGGACGCATCGGACACCACGGTCATGACGTCGTCGAGCGCAATCTCGCCTTTGCCGTGGGAATAGAGCGCGAGCTTGCGGAGCTCGTTGCGCGAGGCCTGGCGGTCGCCGCCGAGCAATGACATCAGCACCGCGCGAGCATCCGCAGCGATGCGCAAATTCGAAGTCCGCAATTCCTCTTCGATCAGCCTGGCAAGGTCGCGCTCGGTGTCGGGATAGCAGGCGATGGCGACTGCGGTCTTGGCGCGCTCGCAGGCTTTGCGCAGCGGCGATTCGGGGCGCAGCTCGCCGGCCTCGATGACAATGCGGCAATCCTTAATCGGCGAATCGGCCAGCGTATCGACGCCACTGGCGAAACTGCGGGATCCGGCACGCACGCGAATCGCGCGCCGGCCGCCGAACATCGGGATCGTCATGGCCTCGTCGACCAGCCGCGACGGCTCGGCGGCCAGCTCATCGCCGTCCAGCCGCACCAGCGAAAACGGGTCGTTGGGGTCGTCGACCGCCGACGCGATCAGCGCATCGGCGCGCTCGCGCACGAGGCCGGCATCGGGGCCGTACAGCAGGATGATGGGGCGGCCGGCATCAGGCCGGGCGAGAAAAGCGTCGATGTCTTTTCCGCGGAGCGCGACCACGACGGACCTTTCTTGGCGTCATTCCCGGGCATGCGTCTTCGCCTGGGCCCGGAATCCAGAGATTGCTGTGCGAGATTCCAGGTTCGTGCTTCGCACGGCCCCGGAATGACGGAACATCAGGTGCCGGCGTAGAAATAGGACGCGAGCCGGGTCTGGATGTTTTCCGCGATCTCGTTGGCGGCGCGGTCCTCGGCGTCGCGGAAGGCGCGGGCGCGGGCGAAGCGCTGCAACTGGCCGGGGACGTCATAGGACACGCGGGAGAAAGTCGTGCCCGTCATGACCGACTTGTTGGTGGCGAGGTCGATCAGATTGTACTGTGCGTCGATGCCGACATTTTCGCTCGATGGCAGCGCGGTGGCTGGATCGAGCATCAGCGAGGACCGCGAGGTGTTAAAGCGCAGTACCAGCCGGTGCGTCGGCGGCATGCCGGTGGCGTTGCCGTAGAGCTTGAACGCCAGGGCATTGCGGATCTCAACCTGAATTCGGGCTTCCCGCGAGGCGTTATTCTTCTCGACCGGTGGGATTTCCACGCCCATCAGCTTTTCGCGCAAGCCGGGCTTGCCGTCGGTACGTTCGGCATACATCGGCTGGAAACAGCCGGCCGTAACCGCCGCCAGAGCGGCGACGGCGATGAGCCGAACGGCGATCCGGGTCCTAGCCAACGACATTCACGATCCTCATGGGAACTACGATTACCTTGCGGACGGTCTTGCCGCCGAGGGCGAGTTTTACCGCATCGAGCGCCAAAACGGCAGCCTCAATTTCCGGATTTTGGGCGACCCGTGGCACGGTAACATCACCCCGCTTCTTACCGTTGACCTGGACCACCAGCGTCACGGTGTCTTCAACCAGCAAATCGCGTTCGATTTGGGGCCAGTTGGCCTCCGAAATCAGCCCGGACTGCCCCAGCACCTGCCAGCACTCCTCGGCCAGATGCGGCATCATCGGCGCGAACAATTGAACCAGGATGATTGCGGCCTCGCGGACGGACCAGGCCAGGTCCGGCGCCGGCTTACCCTCACGGCCCAGCACCTCGGCCAGCGCATTGGTGAATTCCCGGATATGGGCGAGGCAGACATTGAAATGCAGCCGCTCGATCCCGGCTGACACCTTGTCGAGCGCGCCATGGGCCGCCTTGCGCAAGCCAAGCGCATCCGCCCCGAACGAGGCCGGCCGCGCGGCCGGGGCTATCTTGGCGATTTCGGCCGATTCATTCACCAGCCGCCACAGCCGCTGCACGAAGCGTGAGGCACCCTGCACGCGTTCGTCGCTCCAGATCACGTCCCGATCCGGCGGCGAGTCCGACAGCATGAACCAGCGCGCCACGTCGGCGCCATAGGTCGCGATGATGTCGTCGGGATCGACCGTGTTCTTTTTCGATTTCGACATCTTTTCGATCGCGCCGATAGTGACCTGCTCGCCGCTGTCGAGCAGCGTGGCACGGCGGCCATTACCGCCGGTCTCGACCTTCACCTCGGCCGGCGTAACATAGGTACCATCGGCCTTCTGGTAGGTCTCGTGCACCACCATGCCTTGCGTGAACATGCCGGCGAACGGCTCGTCCATGCTGATGTGGCCGGTCGCCTTCATCGCGCGGGTGAAGAAGCGGCTGTACAAGAGATGCAGGATCGCGTGCTCGACCCCGCCGATATACTGGTCGACCGGCATCATCCGGTTGGCGACATCAGGTGTGGTCGGCGCCTTCTCATTCCAGGGATCGGTGAACCGCGCAAAATACCAGGACGAATCCACGAAGGTGTCCATGGTGTCGGTCTCACGCTGCGCCTTGCCGCCGCATTTGGGGCAGGTGACGTGCTTCCAGGTCGGATGATGGTCGAGCGCATTGCCCGGCTTGTCGAAGGTCGCGTCCTCCGGCAGCGTCACCGGCAACTGGTCGTCGGGGACCGGCACCACGTCGCATCTCGGGCAATGGATCACCGGGATCGGACAGCCCCAATAGCGCTGGCGCGAAATGCCCCAGTCGCGCAGGCGGAAATTCACCTGCCGCTCGCCGACGGCCTCCATCCTTCCCTCCCCCGCTTGCGGGGGAGGGTTAGGGAGGGGGCGCATTTCCTTTTCCAGCCGCTTGGCAACCTCTTCCTTGGCCTCGTCGGTAGTCATCCCATCGAGGAAGCGGGAATTGATCATGCGGCCGTCGCCGTCATAGGCGGTGTCGGTGATCACGAAACTTTTCGGGTCCTGGCCTTCCGGGCAGACGACCGGCGTATTGCCGAGATTGTACTTGTTGACGAAATCGAGGTCGCGCTGGTCGTGCGCGGGGCAGCCGAAGATGGCGCCGGTGCCATATTCCATCAGCACGAAGTTCGCGACATAGATCGGCAGTTTCCAGTTCGGGTCGAACGGGTGCACGGCCTTGATGCCGGTGTCAAAGCCCTGCTTCTCCGCGGTGTCGATGATCTCCTGCGCGGTACCGATTCGCTTCACCTCGGCGATGAACTCGGCGAGCTTTGGGTTCTTCGTGGCCGCCGCCTGCGCCAGCGGATGATCGGCCGAGATCGCCATGAACTTTGCGCCGAACAGCGTGTCGGGGCGCGTGGTGAAGATCTTCAGCTCCGTCTCGCCGGCCGGCGTCGTGGCGGGGTCCAGCGCGAAGCGGATCAGCAGGCCTTCGGAGCGGCCGATCCAGTTGCGCTGCATCAGGCGTACCTTGTCGGGCCAGCGGTCCAGGCTATCAAGCGCGTCCAGCAGTTCCTGCGAGTATTTCGTGATCTTGAAGACCCACTGATTCATCTCGCGCTGCTCGACGACAGCGCCCGAGCGCCAGCCGCGGCCGTCGATCACCTGCTCGTTGGCGAGCACGGTCATGTCGACCGGGTCCCAGTTGATCTTGCGCTTCTCGCGTTCGGCCAGCCCCGCGCGCAAAAAGTCCAGGAACATCTTCTGCTGATGCTTGTAATAGGCGGGATCGCAGGTCGCGAACTCGCGTGACCAGTCGAGCGACAGCCCGATCGACCGCAACTGCTTCTTCATCGCGGCGATGTTGTCGTAGGTCCACGCCTTTGGCGCGACCTTGCGCTCGATCGCGGCGTTCTCGGCCGGCAGCCCGAACGCGTCCCAGCCCATCGGGTGCAGCACGTTGAAACCCTTGGCGCGCATGAAGCGGGCCAGCACGTCGCCCAGCGTGTAGTTCCGGACATGCCCGATATGGATGCGCCCGGACGGGTAGGGGAACATCTCGAGCACGTAGTATTTCGGCCGCGGATCGTCGTTTTTCGAGGCGAAAATCGCCTTTTCGTCCCACTGGCGTTGCCAGCGCGGCTCGGAATCACGGGCGTTGTAACGTTCGGAAGTCATGGAATCGCAGGGCTTTTTGTGGATTCGGGTCCCGTCCAGAGGACGGCGGACTAGGCCACAAAAGCGGCTGCGGGGTCAACGGGTTGGGACAGTGGGATGGGGCGTTTTGGCCGACGGCATGGAGCGTCCGCTCACCCGGCCATCGCGATCCCCGCCTCGTCCACCAGCTTGGCAAATCCGTGCTCGACCACGGTGTTGCGGCCGCGGTGCTTGGCGGCATAGAGGGCGGCGTCCGCCGCCTCGATCAGGTCGCCGGGGGTTTGAGCCTCATTCGGAAGCGTCGCGGCCACGCCGACGCTGACGGTGACGGTGCGGTGGCTGGAGGTGATATGCGGCAGGCCGAGGCCTTGAACGGTGGCACGCACGGTTTCGCCGACCTCCAACGCTTTTTGCGGGCTGGTGTTCGGCAGCAGCAAGCAGAACTCTTCGCCGCCATAGCGGCCGGCAAAGCCCAGATTGTCGGCGGCGATGCCGGCCAGCGCTTCGCCGATCCGGGTGAGGCAGGCGTCGCCTTCCGGGTGCCCATAGGTGTCGTTGTAGAGCTTGAAGTGATCGACATCGATCATCAGCAGCGACAGCTCGCTATGATACTGCTGCGCCTTCATCCATTCGAAATCGAGCCGGCTCTGGAAGCCGCGACGGTTGGCGAGGCCGGAGAGCATGTCGATCGACGCCATCACGGTGAGCCGGTCGTTGGTGGCAACGAGCTCGCGCTCGCGCTGGCTGAGTTGCGTCGCCATGGCGTTGAAGGCGCGGGCCAGCGGCATGAACTCCGACGGCAGGCGGCTGCGCGAGACGCGGGCCGACCAGTCGCCTTCGCCGAACCGCCTGGCCATGCCGGTCATGACTTCGATCGGGTTGATGATGAGCTTTTCCGCGCCGATCAGCGCGCCGAGCAGCACGAACAGGCAGACCAGTCCGAGCTGCAGATAGGCGGTGCGGATATCGCGGTTGATCGCCGCCGTGATTTTGGCCTCGTCGATGCTGACGATCAGGCGTGATTGCGTTCCGGGTATGCGCGCGAAACTGATCGCGCGTTGCGAGCCGTCGGCTGCGGTAAAGGATAGCGAACCCGTCGGGGTGTCGGAAACGAGCGCCTTGTGCGCGATAGCCGTCAGCAGTGGCACGTTGTTGAGCGGCTTGCCGATCATACTGGCCCCGTCAGCCGGCGCGGCCAGCACGACACCGGCGCCATCGACCAGCAGCGCCGAAATACCCGGCCGTCCGCCGAGCTTGGCCATGATCTTCGACATCCAGTCGAGATTGATGCCGGCGACTACCACCGCGTCTTCTTCCGGATTGATCGCGGCCACCGGATAGGCTGCCATCAGGATCGGTTTGTTCGTCATTCTGGCGAACAGATAGTCGCTGAAAACGAAGCCGCGGGTTTGCTGCGCCTTCCTGAAATATTCGCGATCGCCGATGTCGAGCCCGACCAGCATGTTCAGTGTCGAACACTGCACCACGCCTTCCCTGCTGACGATCATGATGCTGCGAATCCAGGGCAGGTTGGTCGGCAGGCTGGCGCGCAGGATTTCGCAACTGCGTCCGATGCCGCTGGAGGCGCGGATATAGGCGGCCGATTTCAGCATCGTTTCAACCGACGAGACGATCTGGCGCTGGGTCTCCGCAGTGTGCAGCGTGATGTTGGCGTATTCCTCCGAAGCCATCGCGATCTGCTTGGCGCGCGCGTCTTCGAGCGAACGGACCCGTTCCAGCATCAAGGGCGCCACCAGCATCAAGGCGAGCAGCGCAAGTCGCGCCCGGATTCCGAGAAGCTTCTTGAGTTTGACGCGATTGCGGTTGAAACTGACGCCAGACATCATGCCCCCGACACGGCATGGTAGTGCGAAGGGTTCAAAAAGCCTTTCTCGAACTTGGTAAAATTCGAGGAAATGCCGTAAAATTTCCGATCGAAATCAGGACATGACGCGAGAGAGATGGCGACACCGCTAACCAAGTCTTTACCAAATGGCCTGACTCAGGTGGAGCAAGACATCGCGCGGGCGTGCAAGGAAGCGCGCCGCGAGCGCACATCGGTGACGCTGATCGCGGTATCGAAGACGTTTGATGCAACGGCGATTGCGCCGGTTATCGATGCCGGACAGCGCGTGTTCGGCGAAAACCGCGTACAGGAAGCCAAAGCGAAATGGCCGCCGCTGGTATCTGCCCACCCCGGGATTGCGCTGCATCTGATCGGGCCGCTGCAATCCAACAAGGTGCGGGAAGCCGTGGCGCTATTCGACGCCATCCATTCGGTCGACCGTCCCAGCATCTGCGAAGCGCTCGCCAAGGAAATCAACTCGCAGAACAAGCGTCCGGAATTGTTCGTTCAGATCAACACCGGCGAGGAACCGCAGAAGGCCGGCATCGCGCCCGGCGAGGCAGATGCCTTCATCGCGAGCTGCCGCGACAAATACGGTCTGGTCATTTCCGGCTTGATGTGCATTCCGCCGGTCAACGAGGCGCCGGCACCGCATTTCGCGTTGACCGCCAAGATCGCTGCGCGCAACGGGCTGAAAAATCTGTCGATGGGCATGAGCGCCGATTTTGCAGTCGCGATCCAGATGGGCGCGACGCATGTGCGTGTCGGCTCCGCGATTTTTGGCGCGCGGTAATTTCGTCATTGCGAGCCAACGAGTCGCGCGAATGCGCGCCCGATGACAGGCTCCGCGAAGCAATCCATTCTTTCAATCTGCGGACGGATGGATTGCTTCGTCGCTGTCGCTCCTCGCAATGACGTCGAGAAAGCTACTTGAATCCCACCGACACTTTTCCGAGCGATCCGAAATCGACCGCGCAGAAATCTCCTGATTGAATCGGCAGCGGTGCATGACAGGTCCCGGTGGTGACTATCCGGCCTGCCTTCAGCGTCACGCCAAGCTGGCGCAGTTCGTTGGCGAGCCAGGTCAGCGCAATGCGCGGATCGCCCAACACGTTCTTGCCGTGGCCAACGAATTGCTGGCCGCGCATCGTGATGACCGGCCGTTCCTCGACGAGGTCCCTTGAACGCCAATCGGCTGTTGCGGCAGGCCCGAGCACGAACAGATGTGCGCAGGCATTGTCGGCGATGATCTGTTCGGCACCGGCGCTGACGAAATCCTGAAACCGCGAATCCGGAATTTCGATGGCCGGATGCAGAGTGTCGATCGCATCGAGCACCTGCTGCGTCGTATAGGGCGTGGAGCGCGCCGGCAGATCCACGCGCATGCGAAAGGCGAATTCGGGTTCGGCGACGCGCATTTCGTTGCCTGCGATCGAAGCCATTCCGCCGTCGGGGACGACGGTCTCGGCCAGAATGCGCCCGGCCATCGGGCCGTCGACGTTGATGTGCTTTTGTCCGGCCTCGCTGGTCGCCGCGATCTTCGAGCCGAACAAAATATCGGACGAGTATTTTTCGATTCCCGCCTGGATCGCGTAGGCCTCAATGCGGTCGCGCGGTCGCAGCGATTCGTCGAGGCCGGATAATTTGGTGCCGGCGCGCCAGTGGTCGTGCAGGGTCTTTGATGCGGCCGTTATTGCGTGCCTGTCGAGCATTGTTTGATTCCCCATCAGCCGATCATGATTTTCGTCTGCGGTCCCATCCGCCGCAACAGCCGCAGCATGGCGGATTTCGTCATCGAGATGCATCCCGCCGTCGGCGAGAAATTGGTCCGCGCCAGATGCAGGAACACGGCGCTGCCACGGCCGGCAATTCGCGGCGCGCTGTTGTGATCGATTTCGACGATGAAGTCGTAGAGGTGATCCTCGCGCGTCAGCCGGTCA
This genomic window contains:
- the lptE gene encoding LPS assembly lipoprotein LptE, which codes for MSLARTRIAVRLIAVAALAAVTAGCFQPMYAERTDGKPGLREKLMGVEIPPVEKNNASREARIQVEIRNALAFKLYGNATGMPPTHRLVLRFNTSRSSLMLDPATALPSSENVGIDAQYNLIDLATNKSVMTGTTFSRVSYDVPGQLQRFARARAFRDAEDRAANEIAENIQTRLASYFYAGT
- the leuS gene encoding leucine--tRNA ligase; the protein is MTSERYNARDSEPRWQRQWDEKAIFASKNDDPRPKYYVLEMFPYPSGRIHIGHVRNYTLGDVLARFMRAKGFNVLHPMGWDAFGLPAENAAIERKVAPKAWTYDNIAAMKKQLRSIGLSLDWSREFATCDPAYYKHQQKMFLDFLRAGLAEREKRKINWDPVDMTVLANEQVIDGRGWRSGAVVEQREMNQWVFKITKYSQELLDALDSLDRWPDKVRLMQRNWIGRSEGLLIRFALDPATTPAGETELKIFTTRPDTLFGAKFMAISADHPLAQAAATKNPKLAEFIAEVKRIGTAQEIIDTAEKQGFDTGIKAVHPFDPNWKLPIYVANFVLMEYGTGAIFGCPAHDQRDLDFVNKYNLGNTPVVCPEGQDPKSFVITDTAYDGDGRMINSRFLDGMTTDEAKEEVAKRLEKEMRPLPNPPPQAGEGRMEAVGERQVNFRLRDWGISRQRYWGCPIPVIHCPRCDVVPVPDDQLPVTLPEDATFDKPGNALDHHPTWKHVTCPKCGGKAQRETDTMDTFVDSSWYFARFTDPWNEKAPTTPDVANRMMPVDQYIGGVEHAILHLLYSRFFTRAMKATGHISMDEPFAGMFTQGMVVHETYQKADGTYVTPAEVKVETGGNGRRATLLDSGEQVTIGAIEKMSKSKKNTVDPDDIIATYGADVARWFMLSDSPPDRDVIWSDERVQGASRFVQRLWRLVNESAEIAKIAPAARPASFGADALGLRKAAHGALDKVSAGIERLHFNVCLAHIREFTNALAEVLGREGKPAPDLAWSVREAAIILVQLFAPMMPHLAEECWQVLGQSGLISEANWPQIERDLLVEDTVTLVVQVNGKKRGDVTVPRVAQNPEIEAAVLALDAVKLALGGKTVRKVIVVPMRIVNVVG
- a CDS encoding diguanylate cyclase, translated to MSGVSFNRNRVKLKKLLGIRARLALLALMLVAPLMLERVRSLEDARAKQIAMASEEYANITLHTAETQRQIVSSVETMLKSAAYIRASSGIGRSCEILRASLPTNLPWIRSIMIVSREGVVQCSTLNMLVGLDIGDREYFRKAQQTRGFVFSDYLFARMTNKPILMAAYPVAAINPEEDAVVVAGINLDWMSKIMAKLGGRPGISALLVDGAGVVLAAPADGASMIGKPLNNVPLLTAIAHKALVSDTPTGSLSFTAADGSQRAISFARIPGTQSRLIVSIDEAKITAAINRDIRTAYLQLGLVCLFVLLGALIGAEKLIINPIEVMTGMARRFGEGDWSARVSRSRLPSEFMPLARAFNAMATQLSQRERELVATNDRLTVMASIDMLSGLANRRGFQSRLDFEWMKAQQYHSELSLLMIDVDHFKLYNDTYGHPEGDACLTRIGEALAGIAADNLGFAGRYGGEEFCLLLPNTSPQKALEVGETVRATVQGLGLPHITSSHRTVTVSVGVAATLPNEAQTPGDLIEAADAALYAAKHRGRNTVVEHGFAKLVDEAGIAMAG
- a CDS encoding YggS family pyridoxal phosphate-dependent enzyme, with translation MATPLTKSLPNGLTQVEQDIARACKEARRERTSVTLIAVSKTFDATAIAPVIDAGQRVFGENRVQEAKAKWPPLVSAHPGIALHLIGPLQSNKVREAVALFDAIHSVDRPSICEALAKEINSQNKRPELFVQINTGEEPQKAGIAPGEADAFIASCRDKYGLVISGLMCIPPVNEAPAPHFALTAKIAARNGLKNLSMGMSADFAVAIQMGATHVRVGSAIFGAR
- a CDS encoding 2-keto-4-pentenoate hydratase, whose translation is MLDRHAITAASKTLHDHWRAGTKLSGLDESLRPRDRIEAYAIQAGIEKYSSDILFGSKIAATSEAGQKHINVDGPMAGRILAETVVPDGGMASIAGNEMRVAEPEFAFRMRVDLPARSTPYTTQQVLDAIDTLHPAIEIPDSRFQDFVSAGAEQIIADNACAHLFVLGPAATADWRSRDLVEERPVITMRGQQFVGHGKNVLGDPRIALTWLANELRQLGVTLKAGRIVTTGTCHAPLPIQSGDFCAVDFGSLGKVSVGFK